The following are from one region of the Streptomyces fradiae genome:
- a CDS encoding phosphopantetheine-binding protein yields MDAIKSATREFIGKYVRNRELGDSDDLFASGFVNSLFIMQLVMFVESELATPVADEDLRMDNFRSVDAVAAFVARKAAAATPTA; encoded by the coding sequence ATGGACGCCATCAAGTCCGCCACCAGGGAATTCATCGGCAAGTACGTACGCAACCGGGAACTCGGCGACAGCGACGACCTGTTCGCCTCCGGCTTCGTGAACTCGCTCTTCATCATGCAGCTGGTGATGTTCGTGGAGAGCGAGCTGGCGACCCCGGTCGCCGACGAGGACCTCCGGATGGACAACTTCCGCAGCGTGGACGCCGTGGCCGCCTTCGTGGCGCGCAAGGCCGCGGCCGCCACGCCGACCGCCTGA
- a CDS encoding acyl-CoA dehydrogenase family protein, producing the protein MQLTARQESLFAEARSYAAAEIAPYAGAWDENEAVPESAVAGFAARGHLGALVPREYGGAGLDAVSFGLLNEAVGHACSSMRSLLTVHSMVVHAVTRWGSEEQRAHWLPRLAAGESVGAFGLSEAEAGSDAGRLSTTAERLPDGGYTLTGAKKWTTFGQRADVFLVFARLDGQITAFLVGRDAPGLEVVPVTGMLGTRASLLAELRMDDCRVPADALVGRPGFGLSAVATSALDIGRYSVAWGCVGLLAACADAATAHADRRVQFGRPLGEHQLVRRMIADMVTDATAARLLCLRAGRLKDAGDPATVDATWMAKYFASVKAFRAAADTVQIFGAAGCAEGHPAQRMLRDAKIMEIIEGSTQVQQDYLAQAALRERAA; encoded by the coding sequence ATGCAGTTGACGGCGCGGCAGGAGAGCCTGTTCGCGGAAGCCCGGTCCTACGCGGCGGCGGAGATCGCCCCGTACGCCGGTGCGTGGGACGAGAACGAGGCCGTGCCCGAATCGGCCGTCGCCGGCTTCGCCGCGCGCGGCCACCTCGGTGCCCTGGTGCCTCGCGAGTACGGAGGCGCCGGGCTCGACGCGGTCTCCTTCGGACTGCTGAACGAGGCGGTCGGGCACGCCTGTTCGTCGATGCGCAGTCTGCTGACCGTGCACAGCATGGTGGTGCACGCGGTGACCCGCTGGGGGAGCGAGGAGCAGCGCGCCCACTGGCTGCCCCGCCTCGCCGCCGGCGAGAGCGTCGGCGCCTTCGGGCTCTCCGAGGCCGAGGCCGGCAGCGACGCCGGGCGGCTGAGCACCACCGCGGAACGCCTGCCGGACGGCGGCTACACCCTCACCGGCGCCAAGAAGTGGACCACCTTCGGACAACGGGCCGACGTCTTCCTGGTGTTCGCCCGGCTCGACGGGCAGATCACCGCGTTCCTCGTCGGACGCGACGCACCCGGCCTGGAGGTCGTACCCGTCACCGGCATGCTCGGCACCCGGGCCTCGCTCCTGGCCGAACTGCGGATGGACGACTGCCGGGTGCCGGCCGACGCCCTCGTGGGGCGGCCGGGCTTCGGCCTGTCGGCGGTGGCCACCAGCGCGCTGGACATCGGCCGCTACAGCGTGGCGTGGGGGTGCGTCGGCCTGCTCGCCGCGTGCGCCGACGCCGCCACGGCGCACGCGGACCGGCGCGTCCAGTTCGGCCGGCCGCTGGGCGAGCACCAGCTGGTACGCCGCATGATCGCCGACATGGTCACCGACGCGACCGCGGCCCGGCTGCTGTGCCTGCGGGCGGGGCGGCTGAAGGACGCGGGCGACCCGGCGACCGTGGACGCGACCTGGATGGCCAAGTACTTCGCCTCCGTCAAGGCGTTCCGTGCGGCGGCCGACACCGTACAGATCTTCGGGGCCGCGGGCTGCGCCGAGGGCCACCCGGCCCAGCGCATGCTCCGGGACGCCAAGATCATGGAAATCATCGAGGGAAGCACCCAAGTGCAGCAGGACTACCTGGCGCAGGCCGCCCTGCGGGAGCGTGCCGCATGA
- a CDS encoding 3-hydroxyacyl-CoA dehydrogenase family protein, protein MTAAPAKARPEDERNDNGMEENMEALRAVGVAGAGVMGREVAQVLSQHGLRVVLVDVSEEALDGARRAIEQKVRFQRLLGAGGPEVPVAEVLERITFATDYSGFTEVDFVIENVTEDWETKRRVYEEIDRLCPEHAVFAVNTSCIPITKVGGAVSRPDRVIGTHFMNPVTQKPVVEVIRGHHTSEATIATTQRLLAAMGKEGIVVNDAPGFVSNRVLMLTINEAAFLLQDGVSTVEDVDRIFKTCFGHTMGPLETADLIGLDTILLSIEGLYESFADSKYRPCPLLQRMVHAGLHGRKSGHGFYDYGGRPAA, encoded by the coding sequence GTGTGGCCGGCGCCGGAGTGATGGGCCGCGAGGTGGCCCAGGTGCTGTCCCAGCACGGACTGCGGGTCGTCCTCGTCGACGTCTCCGAGGAGGCGCTGGACGGGGCCCGCAGGGCCATCGAGCAGAAGGTCCGCTTCCAGCGGCTGCTGGGCGCCGGCGGACCGGAGGTCCCCGTCGCCGAGGTGCTGGAGCGGATCACCTTCGCCACCGACTACAGCGGGTTCACCGAGGTCGACTTCGTCATCGAGAACGTCACCGAGGACTGGGAGACCAAGCGCCGGGTGTACGAGGAGATCGACCGGCTCTGCCCGGAGCACGCCGTCTTCGCGGTGAACACCTCCTGCATCCCGATCACCAAGGTGGGCGGCGCGGTGTCGCGCCCGGACCGGGTCATCGGCACCCACTTCATGAACCCGGTCACGCAGAAGCCGGTCGTCGAGGTCATCCGGGGGCACCACACCTCCGAGGCGACCATCGCCACCACACAGCGGCTGCTCGCGGCCATGGGCAAGGAGGGCATCGTCGTCAACGACGCCCCCGGCTTCGTGTCCAACCGCGTGCTCATGCTGACCATCAACGAGGCGGCCTTCCTCCTCCAGGACGGCGTCAGCACCGTCGAGGACGTCGACCGGATCTTCAAGACCTGCTTCGGCCACACGATGGGGCCGCTGGAGACGGCCGACCTCATCGGCCTCGACACCATCCTGCTCTCGATCGAGGGCCTGTACGAGAGCTTCGCCGACAGCAAGTACCGGCCCTGCCCGCTGCTGCAGCGCATGGTCCACGCCGGACTGCACGGCCGCAAGAGCGGCCACGGCTTCTACGACTACGGCGGGCGGCCCGCCGCCTGA